A single genomic interval of Daucus carota subsp. sativus chromosome 1, DH1 v3.0, whole genome shotgun sequence harbors:
- the LOC135151244 gene encoding uncharacterized protein LOC135151244: MSMMGELSFFLGLQVSQKNDGNFICQSKYVRDLLRKYNLEGSSPAKTPMATATKLGQNKSGKKDDISSYRGCTDSDYAGCRIDRKSTSGSYQFLGRRNQLNDYGLVLNKIPIFCDNTSAIAISINHVQHSRTKHIDIRYHFIREHVMNGTVVLLFVPSADQIADIFTKPLGESTFSRLELTVAITLSSISGIDTGIAGSLLNQVPS, translated from the exons atgagtatgatgggtgaactgtcattctttcttggtcttcaagtaagtcaAAAAAATGATGGAaacttcatttgccaatccaaatatgtcagagatcttctgagGAAATACAATCTAGAAggctcttcaccggcaaagacacccatggccactgccactaagcttggtCAGAATAAGTCTGGTAAGAAAGATGATATTTCAagctatagag GCtgtacagattctgattatgcaggatgcaggatagacaggaaaagcactTCTGGAAGCTATCAGTTTCTAGGACGACG gaatcagcttaatgactatggacttgtattaaacaaaattcctatattttgtgataatacaagtgcaatAGCCATTTCCATCAATCATGTACAACATtctagaaccaagcacattgacataaggtatcattttattagagaacatgtcatgaatggaactgtggtgcTACTTTTTGTACCatcagctgatcagattgctgacatcttcactaaaccacttggtgaatccactttctcaagaTTG gaattgacggttgcaataactttgtcgtccatatcagggatagacactggaattgctggttctttattgaaccaagtgccttcatag